One Halostella limicola genomic window carries:
- a CDS encoding zinc ribbon-containing protein: MTDPAYNCAQCGREMSYVTTKHNGCPGCGHVPLHSAD, encoded by the coding sequence ATGACTGACCCCGCCTACAACTGCGCGCAGTGCGGTCGCGAGATGAGCTACGTAACCACCAAACACAACGGCTGCCCCGGCTGCGGGCACGTCCCGCTCCACAGCGCCGACTGA
- a CDS encoding transcription initiation factor IIB produces the protein MTENTRTRVRTPEDERETEQSDESLSCPECNGRLVNDEEHGETVCEDCGLVVEEDSVDRGPEWRAFDAQEKNQKSRVGAPTTNTMHDKGLSTNIDWRDKDAYGNSLGSRQREKMQRLRKWNERFRTRDSKERNLKQALGEIDRMASALGLPENVRETASVIYRRALEEDLLPGRSIEGVSTACVYAAARQAGVPRSLDEIAEVSRVEKNEVARTYRYVVRELGLEVKPADPESYVPRFASGLGLSDEAEHRARKLLQNAKEKGVHSGKSPVGLAAAAVYAAALLTNEKTTQAAVSEVADISEVTIRNRYHELLEAEESLGLA, from the coding sequence ATGACTGAGAACACCCGAACACGCGTACGCACGCCAGAAGACGAACGCGAGACCGAGCAATCCGACGAGAGCCTCTCCTGTCCCGAGTGTAACGGACGGCTCGTCAACGACGAGGAGCACGGCGAAACCGTCTGCGAGGACTGCGGCCTCGTCGTCGAGGAGGACTCGGTCGACCGCGGCCCGGAGTGGCGTGCCTTCGACGCACAGGAGAAGAATCAGAAGAGCCGCGTCGGCGCCCCAACGACGAACACGATGCACGACAAGGGGCTGTCGACCAACATCGACTGGCGCGACAAGGACGCCTACGGTAACTCGCTGGGGTCCCGCCAGCGCGAGAAGATGCAGCGCCTGCGCAAGTGGAACGAGCGCTTCCGCACGCGCGACAGCAAGGAGCGCAACCTGAAGCAGGCGCTCGGCGAGATCGACCGCATGGCCTCCGCGCTCGGCCTGCCGGAGAACGTCCGGGAGACCGCCAGCGTCATCTACCGCCGCGCGCTCGAAGAGGACCTGCTGCCGGGCCGCTCCATCGAGGGCGTCTCGACGGCCTGCGTCTACGCCGCCGCCCGCCAGGCCGGCGTCCCGCGCAGCCTCGACGAGATCGCTGAGGTCAGCCGCGTCGAGAAGAACGAGGTCGCCCGCACCTACCGCTACGTGGTGCGCGAACTCGGCCTCGAAGTGAAGCCCGCCGACCCCGAGAGCTACGTCCCGCGGTTCGCCTCCGGCCTCGGCCTCTCCGACGAGGCCGAGCACCGCGCGCGCAAGCTCCTGCAGAACGCCAAGGAGAAGGGCGTCCACAGCGGCAAGTCGCCGGTCGGCCTCGCGGCCGCCGCCGTCTACGCCGCCGCCCTGCTCACCAACGAGAAGACCACGCAGGCCGCCGTCAGCGAGGTCGCCGACATCTCCGAGGTCACCATCCGCAACCGGTACCACGAACTGCTGGAGGCCGAGGAGAGCCTCGGACTGGCGTAA
- a CDS encoding type I 3-dehydroquinate dehydratase, with amino-acid sequence MDFDSFVLAAATADLDDEADAREHADAVEFRMDLAEDPLEQLDDYDGVLPLIATNRAEWEGGEADDAGRLDDLAAAAEHDLVEAVDVELNAVRHGGGSGVVDHAREHDAAAIASIHDFDGTPSADEMRGMLADAVGNADVGKLAVTANDPADVLTLLMLTREFSAQGESVATMAMGEPGRHSRAVAPVYGSRIGYAPVDPDEATAPGQYDLATLRRLVEDLRSKPEV; translated from the coding sequence ATGGACTTCGACTCGTTCGTCCTCGCGGCGGCGACCGCCGACCTGGACGACGAAGCCGACGCCCGCGAGCACGCGGACGCCGTCGAGTTCCGGATGGATCTTGCCGAGGACCCGCTCGAACAGCTCGACGACTACGACGGCGTCCTCCCGCTCATCGCGACCAACCGCGCGGAGTGGGAGGGCGGCGAGGCGGACGACGCCGGGCGCCTCGACGACCTCGCGGCCGCCGCGGAGCACGACCTCGTCGAGGCCGTCGACGTGGAGCTGAACGCCGTCCGCCACGGCGGCGGGAGCGGGGTCGTCGACCACGCGCGCGAGCACGACGCGGCGGCCATCGCCTCCATCCACGACTTCGACGGGACGCCGTCGGCCGACGAGATGCGGGGCATGCTCGCCGACGCCGTCGGGAACGCCGACGTGGGGAAACTCGCGGTGACGGCGAACGACCCCGCGGACGTGCTGACGCTTCTGATGCTCACCCGCGAGTTCAGCGCGCAGGGCGAGTCCGTGGCGACGATGGCGATGGGCGAGCCGGGCCGGCACTCCCGCGCCGTCGCGCCGGTGTACGGCTCGCGGATCGGGTACGCGCCGGTCGACCCCGACGAGGCGACCGCGCCCGGCCAGTACGACCTCGCGACGCTCCGGCGGTTAGTCGAGGACTTGCGGTCGAAACCCGAAGTTTAA
- a CDS encoding 3-dehydroquinate synthase II, translating to MTRSVWLKADDSVGDWDARRKRITAGLESGVDWVLVDEGDVDRVRELGDVNVAAFRTGGDVDVIDDVEESEGGRADAYVVGKEGEGDGSVDLPNDFSGSADLSTLRREDERADGAYVRIFDEDYEAFAEAAARDAEYTIIVGEDWTIIPLENLIARIGEETELIAGVTTAEEAKTAFETLEIGADAVLLDTDDPDQIRETCAVRDEAERETLDLEYAEVLTVERAGSADRVCVDTGSLMDHDEGMLVGSMSRGLVFVHAETAESPYVASRPFRVNAGAVHAYVRTPDGGTKYLSEVRSGDEVQIVDTDGNTREAIVGRAKIEQRPMFRVEFEAENGDRFETLIQNAETVKVATEDGRTAVTDLEAGDQVKVYYEDTARHFGEAVEESIIEK from the coding sequence ATGACACGATCAGTGTGGCTCAAAGCCGACGACAGCGTCGGCGACTGGGACGCGCGACGGAAGCGGATCACCGCCGGCCTCGAGTCGGGGGTGGACTGGGTGCTCGTCGACGAGGGGGACGTCGACAGGGTGCGCGAACTCGGCGACGTGAACGTGGCCGCCTTCCGCACCGGCGGCGACGTCGACGTGATCGACGACGTCGAGGAGAGCGAGGGGGGCCGCGCCGACGCCTACGTCGTCGGCAAGGAGGGCGAGGGCGACGGCTCCGTCGACCTGCCGAACGACTTCTCCGGCTCCGCGGACCTCTCGACGCTCCGCCGCGAGGACGAGCGCGCCGACGGCGCGTACGTCCGCATCTTCGACGAGGACTACGAGGCGTTCGCCGAAGCCGCAGCGCGGGACGCGGAGTACACCATCATCGTCGGCGAGGACTGGACGATCATCCCGCTGGAGAACCTCATCGCGCGGATCGGCGAGGAGACGGAACTGATCGCCGGCGTCACGACCGCCGAGGAGGCTAAGACCGCCTTCGAGACGCTGGAGATCGGTGCCGACGCCGTCCTGCTGGACACTGACGACCCCGACCAGATCCGCGAGACCTGCGCGGTGCGCGACGAGGCCGAGCGCGAGACGCTCGATCTGGAGTACGCCGAGGTGCTGACCGTCGAGCGCGCTGGCAGCGCCGACCGCGTCTGCGTCGACACCGGGTCGCTGATGGACCACGACGAGGGGATGCTCGTCGGGTCGATGTCCCGCGGTCTCGTGTTCGTCCACGCCGAGACCGCGGAGTCGCCGTACGTCGCCTCCCGACCGTTCCGCGTCAACGCCGGCGCGGTCCACGCCTACGTCCGCACGCCCGACGGCGGCACGAAGTACCTCTCGGAGGTCCGGAGCGGCGACGAGGTCCAGATCGTCGACACCGACGGCAACACCCGCGAGGCGATCGTCGGCCGGGCGAAGATCGAGCAGCGGCCGATGTTCCGGGTCGAGTTCGAGGCCGAGAACGGCGACCGCTTCGAGACGCTCATCCAGAACGCCGAGACCGTCAAGGTCGCGACCGAGGACGGCCGCACCGCGGTCACCGACCTGGAGGCCGGCGATCAGGTCAAGGTGTACTACGAGGACACGGCTCGGCACTTCGGCGAGGCCGTCGAGGAGAGCATCATCGAGAAGTAA
- a CDS encoding NAD-dependent epimerase/dehydratase family protein produces MDTVAVTGGNGELGRAVLEHLGSRGYRTVNLNRGKRREDAADEYLTTDLTDAGETYGSLARSDADAVAHLGMIPTPERTPGYVTFESNAMSTYHVLEAAASLGIDTVVLASSLSVLGAGFEEDPVDVRYLPVDEEHPITPTTSYGLGKQTLEVVADGFGRADGPPTTVSSIRFPWVTSESAMRETFAEPDRSLDALRERGAFHTARNTLFAYLPIDDAARAVRRAVEADFAGHERFFAVADDTAAALPSAELADRLYADAERRSPLSGHESLISNEKAGEVLGWAAERSWRELV; encoded by the coding sequence ATGGACACCGTCGCCGTCACCGGCGGAAACGGGGAACTCGGGCGGGCCGTCCTCGAACACCTCGGCAGTCGTGGCTACCGCACGGTCAACCTGAACCGCGGGAAGCGCCGCGAGGACGCCGCCGACGAGTACCTCACGACGGACCTGACCGACGCCGGGGAGACGTACGGCTCGCTCGCCCGGAGCGACGCCGACGCCGTCGCCCACCTCGGGATGATCCCGACGCCCGAGCGGACGCCGGGGTACGTCACGTTCGAGAGCAACGCGATGAGCACCTATCACGTGCTGGAGGCGGCCGCCTCGCTCGGGATCGACACGGTCGTCCTCGCGTCCAGCCTGAGCGTCCTCGGCGCCGGGTTCGAGGAGGACCCGGTCGACGTACGCTACCTGCCGGTCGACGAGGAGCACCCGATCACGCCGACGACCTCGTACGGCCTCGGGAAGCAGACGCTGGAGGTCGTCGCCGACGGGTTCGGCCGCGCGGACGGTCCGCCGACGACGGTCAGTTCGATCCGGTTTCCCTGGGTGACCAGCGAGTCGGCGATGCGGGAGACGTTCGCCGAGCCCGACCGCTCGCTCGACGCCCTGCGGGAGCGGGGAGCCTTCCACACCGCGCGGAACACGCTGTTCGCCTACCTCCCGATCGACGACGCCGCCCGGGCGGTCCGGCGCGCGGTCGAGGCCGACTTCGCCGGCCACGAGCGGTTCTTCGCTGTCGCCGACGACACGGCCGCGGCGCTGCCGAGCGCGGAGTTGGCCGACCGGCTGTACGCAGACGCCGAGCGACGGTCGCCGCTGTCGGGACACGAGAGCCTGATAAGCAACGAGAAAGCGGGGGAGGTGCTGGGGTGGGCGGCGGAGCGGTCGTGGCGGGAGTTGGTGTGA
- a CDS encoding DUF7123 family protein: protein MSTTASAATDLSDKQERILQYLREKGQTKTYFKSRLIGEALDMTAKEVGTNMTAIQNSAHGVDVEKWGYSSSTTWKVSV from the coding sequence ATGAGCACCACCGCCTCCGCCGCGACCGACCTCTCCGACAAGCAAGAGCGCATCCTCCAGTACCTCCGCGAGAAGGGTCAGACGAAGACCTACTTCAAGTCGCGGCTCATCGGCGAGGCCCTCGACATGACCGCGAAGGAGGTCGGGACCAACATGACCGCGATCCAGAACAGCGCTCACGGCGTCGACGTCGAGAAGTGGGGCTACTCATCCAGCACCACGTGGAAGGTCTCGGTCTGA
- a CDS encoding zinc ribbon domain-containing protein, with protein MVHLRSIIAVGLAFVFPGLGHAYLRQWVRSVMWVALSLSASFLLMPDPATGGTAMENLAATVEKLSTAEQFILLSLTLFNMIDAYVISVQQAQFDPNAVHCPHCGSEIDEDLEFCHWCTTRLDVPGEDDRAERAEP; from the coding sequence ATGGTTCATCTGCGATCGATCATCGCGGTCGGCCTCGCGTTCGTCTTCCCCGGTCTCGGCCACGCGTACCTGCGTCAGTGGGTGCGATCGGTCATGTGGGTCGCGCTCTCCCTCTCGGCGTCGTTCCTCCTGATGCCCGACCCCGCGACGGGCGGGACGGCCATGGAGAACCTCGCGGCCACCGTCGAGAAGCTCTCTACAGCGGAGCAGTTCATCCTGCTGTCGCTGACGCTGTTCAACATGATCGACGCCTACGTCATCTCGGTGCAGCAGGCGCAGTTCGACCCGAACGCGGTCCACTGCCCCCACTGCGGGAGCGAGATCGACGAGGACCTGGAGTTCTGTCACTGGTGCACGACGCGGCTCGACGTCCCCGGCGAGGACGACCGCGCGGAGCGCGCCGAGCCTTGA
- the yjjX gene encoding inosine/xanthosine triphosphatase yields MRVSVGSGNPVKVAATERALADRGEVRVDPVAVDSGVSEQPTGHAETVEGAVNRAERALAAGDYDLGVGIEGGVARFAGTDGLYLIMWAAVTDGDRTGRGAGPSLRLPGDVADRVDAGEELGPVMDDLLGEDGVARDQGAAGALTDGIVDRESALAHAVAGALGPFVTPHY; encoded by the coding sequence ATGCGCGTCAGCGTCGGCAGCGGAAACCCGGTAAAAGTCGCAGCGACCGAGCGAGCCCTCGCGGACCGCGGCGAGGTCCGCGTCGACCCCGTCGCCGTCGACTCCGGCGTGAGCGAGCAGCCGACCGGTCACGCCGAGACGGTCGAGGGAGCCGTGAACCGCGCGGAGCGGGCCCTCGCGGCCGGCGACTACGACCTCGGCGTCGGCATCGAGGGCGGGGTCGCCCGGTTCGCCGGCACCGACGGCCTCTACCTGATCATGTGGGCGGCCGTCACCGACGGCGACCGCACGGGACGCGGGGCCGGGCCGAGCCTCCGCTTGCCGGGAGACGTCGCCGACCGCGTGGACGCCGGCGAGGAACTCGGCCCGGTGATGGACGACCTGCTCGGCGAGGACGGAGTGGCGCGGGACCAGGGGGCGGCCGGCGCGCTCACGGACGGCATCGTCGACAGGGAGTCCGCGCTCGCCCACGCCGTCGCGGGGGCGCTCGGGCCGTTCGTCACGCCGCACTACTAG
- a CDS encoding flippase-like domain-containing protein: MSRRAVEVSVVLPAYNEEATLRDTVETTLESLAAFLPAGAFEVIVAEDGCDDRTPAIADELAAADERVRHFHSDERLGRGGALERAFEAANGETLVYFDTDLATDMRHLEELVESVRSDEYDVATGSRWIDGREADRPARRGVPSRGYNSLVRLFLRSDLQDHQCGFKAFDREALFTLLDDVEDDHWFWDTEVLVRAQRAGYRVREFPVDWTPKGDTKVDLVRDVFGMGSQILRTWWQVGVSPRIDRRVTLTAGTLLTFVAVALMTQYLDPATVLEHMAAADRGLVALSALVYLLSWPLRGARYRDILAELGYEERVGFLTGAVFISQTGNLVFPARAGDAVRAYVVKARRSIPYPTGFASLAVERVFDLLTITALAGTVLLGLVATGEAGALQSAVLGTDRDSGRVAVAVAAGVGAAAIAAVAAIVATARSDRNLVREGVTRLSSDSYAEYVAGVVEQFAGDVQTVASDGRAFARVGASSLLIWGLDVVTAILVLVAFDGVALPLPTLLAVGFFAVSVGNLAKVLPLSPGGIGLYEGAFSVLVVGLTPVGWGVALGAAIVDHAVKNAVTILGGVASMLLLNVSLTTAVEESADARDQDRSVTDD; this comes from the coding sequence ATGAGTCGACGGGCGGTCGAGGTGAGCGTCGTCCTCCCGGCGTACAACGAGGAGGCGACGCTCCGGGACACGGTCGAGACCACCCTGGAGTCGCTCGCGGCGTTTCTCCCGGCGGGCGCGTTCGAGGTGATTGTGGCGGAAGACGGCTGCGACGACCGGACCCCGGCGATCGCCGACGAGCTCGCCGCCGCGGACGAGCGCGTGCGGCACTTCCACAGCGACGAGCGCCTGGGACGCGGCGGTGCGCTGGAGCGGGCGTTCGAGGCGGCGAACGGCGAGACGCTGGTGTACTTCGACACCGACCTCGCGACGGACATGCGCCATCTGGAGGAACTCGTCGAGAGCGTCCGGTCGGACGAGTACGACGTCGCGACCGGGTCGCGGTGGATCGACGGGCGCGAGGCGGACCGCCCCGCCAGGCGGGGCGTGCCGAGCCGCGGCTACAACTCGCTGGTCCGCCTCTTTCTCCGCTCGGACCTTCAGGACCACCAGTGCGGATTCAAGGCGTTCGACCGCGAGGCGCTGTTCACGCTGCTCGACGACGTGGAGGACGACCACTGGTTCTGGGACACGGAGGTGCTCGTCCGCGCGCAGCGGGCGGGCTACCGCGTCAGGGAGTTCCCGGTCGACTGGACGCCGAAGGGCGACACGAAAGTCGACCTCGTCCGGGACGTGTTCGGCATGGGGAGCCAGATACTGCGCACCTGGTGGCAGGTCGGCGTCTCCCCGCGGATCGACCGCCGTGTCACCCTGACGGCCGGGACGCTCCTGACGTTCGTCGCCGTCGCGCTGATGACGCAGTACCTCGACCCCGCGACGGTGCTCGAACACATGGCGGCGGCTGACAGGGGGCTGGTCGCCCTCTCCGCGCTGGTGTACCTGCTGTCGTGGCCGCTCCGGGGGGCGCGCTACCGCGACATCCTCGCGGAACTGGGCTACGAGGAGCGCGTGGGCTTTCTCACCGGCGCGGTGTTCATCAGCCAGACCGGCAACCTCGTCTTCCCCGCGCGGGCGGGCGACGCCGTCCGCGCGTACGTGGTGAAGGCCCGGCGGTCGATACCGTACCCCACCGGGTTCGCGTCGCTGGCCGTGGAGCGCGTGTTCGACCTCCTCACCATCACGGCGCTGGCCGGCACCGTCCTGCTCGGCCTCGTCGCCACCGGCGAGGCCGGCGCGCTCCAGTCGGCCGTACTCGGCACCGACCGCGACAGCGGGCGGGTGGCGGTCGCCGTCGCCGCGGGGGTCGGCGCCGCCGCCATCGCGGCCGTCGCAGCCATCGTCGCGACGGCGCGCTCCGACCGGAACCTCGTCCGCGAGGGCGTGACGCGCCTCAGTTCGGACAGCTACGCCGAGTACGTCGCGGGCGTCGTCGAGCAGTTCGCCGGCGACGTTCAGACCGTGGCCAGCGACGGCCGGGCGTTCGCCCGCGTCGGCGCGTCCAGCCTGCTCATCTGGGGGCTGGACGTGGTGACGGCCATCCTCGTTCTCGTCGCGTTCGACGGCGTCGCGCTCCCGCTCCCGACGCTGCTCGCGGTCGGCTTCTTCGCCGTCAGCGTCGGCAACCTCGCGAAGGTGCTGCCGCTCTCGCCCGGCGGCATCGGCCTGTACGAGGGCGCGTTCTCCGTGCTCGTCGTCGGCCTGACGCCCGTCGGGTGGGGCGTCGCCCTCGGCGCGGCCATCGTCGATCACGCGGTCAAGAACGCGGTCACGATCCTCGGCGGGGTCGCGTCGATGCTGCTGCTCAACGTCTCGCTGACGACCGCCGTCGAGGAGAGCGCCGACGCGCGCGACCAGGACCGCTCCGTCACCGACGACTAG
- a CDS encoding winged helix-turn-helix transcriptional regulator yields MPGPRNVDESKRATLRRFAALGAASPLARFQNDDEDGGSDARDAIAGYLSATPGAHFSKIRDDLQLGTGETQHHLRQLESAGALESRKDGDYRRFFAAKRFSAFEQVALGYLRRETPRGMLIELLRNPDATGSDLADALSVSRPTVSKYAGELDEAGLLSREDGYAVERPETVLTLLVRYADSFDDDAVAFAADAADLIRFDP; encoded by the coding sequence ATGCCCGGTCCCCGAAACGTCGACGAGAGCAAACGCGCGACGCTCCGCCGCTTCGCGGCGCTCGGAGCGGCGAGCCCGCTCGCCCGCTTCCAGAACGACGACGAGGACGGCGGGAGCGACGCGCGCGACGCCATCGCCGGCTACCTGTCGGCGACCCCCGGCGCGCACTTCTCGAAGATCCGCGACGACCTCCAGCTCGGCACCGGCGAGACGCAGCACCACCTCCGTCAGCTCGAGTCCGCCGGCGCGCTGGAGAGCCGGAAGGACGGCGATTACCGGCGCTTTTTCGCCGCGAAGCGCTTCAGCGCGTTCGAGCAGGTCGCCCTCGGCTACCTCCGGCGGGAGACGCCGCGGGGCATGCTGATCGAACTCCTCCGGAACCCGGACGCTACCGGGTCCGACCTCGCCGACGCGCTAAGCGTCTCCCGCCCGACCGTCAGCAAGTACGCCGGCGAACTGGACGAGGCAGGACTGCTCTCCCGCGAGGACGGCTACGCCGTGGAGCGCCCAGAGACAGTCCTGACGCTGCTGGTCAGGTACGCCGACTCGTTCGACGACGACGCGGTGGCGTTCGCCGCCGACGCGGCCGACCTGATCCGGTTCGACCCCTGA